One stretch of Armigeres subalbatus isolate Guangzhou_Male chromosome 2, GZ_Asu_2, whole genome shotgun sequence DNA includes these proteins:
- the LOC134214342 gene encoding uncharacterized protein LOC134214342 — translation MGVKKLTTRWFLQATVLVFLVMPNFNSARVANVVVVMPKGPRTLQMLGSISPQLLHTISDVLKPVPANVVQIPIPYYPDYGNALPVIHQKHYPTATINSAYFRSPFIRHVPPPHITTTTSYYSYPQSISPHKVSYPFSVDLHSIQPGPYDTPFIPKLKPSPVNPLHIESPPEIKFTPVNLLPPDPPSFDTIRNYVQKLKAKQKEFFDTQGFEYGLFTQPNTKPTSYHRPVELKIKPNKYKYIYEEFFPKRPSYFGHNNLHSQEEEESDSKFYYGNAEGNDSENDFKPIELDGIADPEDAHFVEQGDELLLKTKLPDTAVITPSELDAFIEFENQLGLRPSSTDDRSDHKVLQRMQNRYKRFRKTDRAGRASGDQDVEADFYDSDEGKRKFGEVDFEDVEEDVRSHDRFEPKKTYTQVRHQVMVLRKPKVKSEPKIREKVTISRTNIVYSEKGKEDEHFDHGSEESFGEFKSESKAPKKRRNKRDTSAVDLSSLEATSNNSISEHDANSDEDDFSRENEIDYENDLEYDNDEDNNHTIYLPYAQALVFQNDTDMFVLPMPEALVDPRELQGEDLLNFLDEALKNSTEFLPPEEEKMVKISPEIQNLKGEELIRFLDEAIKSSNQYLINGPGDAIELVNPPQLGDESDEEAEPTIADHVIEYETDPPRPEEIHSEVLRYTQQHKLPDAPEYEVVNFVQPLKTLLRSRKNNDFEIEFDSQDPRQLHGDELLRFLDEAIDNTTLYIPKGYNDTGPVTPYLKRAFHYVDVDTALGLAENISTEVSDYLRDRKRPTQVEPDSVVNESVFVPARRNGNNALKQANLRKDKIKQSNPAVTVYNDVIRHIKNHMSASKSNKSKKGNLFMIAVPRSIRGDNTQTIERRQDDYLFDSLRLGTVYPLPIFDINQFYPTIYPKHSGGSFELDDTKEAIEQEAERLVEEQSNKSSHKEQTSHGRRKPTKPYLRDDIADAFRDRTRFQGPHPGSHSHKNSYAVKENIRDIPQPAFKKPGPPYTAVPLPPSNLKTKLSSLNAASSQLAVRHPPPPHFPPLKKRKRTHRRPHKKPKRRPSGVRTKVRIIKR, via the coding sequence ATGGGTGTGAAGAAACTAACAACACGATGGTTTCTTCAAGCAACCGTGCTCGTGTTTCTAGTGATGCCAAATTTCAACAGTGCCAGAGTAGCCAACGTTGTCGTTGTGATGCCCAAAGGTCCAAGAACACTGCAGATGCTTGGATCGATAAGTCCACAATTACTGCACACGATCAGTGATGTGCTGAAGCCAGTTCCTGCAAACGTGGTGCAGATTCCAATTCCCTATTACCCCGACTATGGGAATGCGCTGCCGGTTATACATCAGAAGCATTATCCAACAGCTACCATCAACAGTGCGTACTTCAGAAGTCCATTTATACGCCACGTTCCTCCCCCGCATATTACTACCACAACATCGTATTATTCGTATCCTCAAAGTATATCACCTCATAAAGTATCCTACCCATTCAGCGTTGATTTGCACAGCATTCAACCCGGTCCGTATGATACTCCTTTCATTCCTAAGTTGAAGCCCAGCCCTGTCAATCCACTGCACATcgaaagtcctccagaaattaagtTCACTCCAGTCAATCTACTTCCACCTGACCCACCATCATTTGATACCATACGTAATTATGTTCAAAAGCTAAAAGCCAAGCAAAAGGAGTTCTTCGATACTCAAGGTTTCGAATATGGTCTATTTACGCAACCCAATACCAAGCCGACTAGCTACCACCGACCTGTTGAGCTGAAGATCAAACCGAATAAGTACAAGTACATCTATGAGGAATTCTTCCCAAAGCGTCCGtcttattttggccataataaCTTGCATTCGCAAGAAGAGGAAGAATCTGATTCCAAATTCTACTACGGCAACGCAGAAGGAAACGATTCTGAAAACGACTTTAAACCGATTGAACTGGACGGCATCGCAGATCCTGAAGACGCACACTTCGTTGAGCAGGGCGATGAACTCCTGCTGAAGACGAAGCTTCCGGATACCGCGGTAATAACCCCTAGCGAACTGGATGCATTTATTGAATTCGAAAACCAGCTTGGACTTCGTCCTTCGAGTACGGACGACAGGAGCGATCACAAAGTTTTGCAAAGAATGCAAAATCGATACAAACGGTTTCGGAAAACCGATCGAGCAGGACGCGCCAGTGGTGACCAGGATGTTGAAGCCGACTTCTACGATTCTGATGAGGGGAAGAGGAAGTTTGGTGAAGTAGACTTCGAAGACGTCGAGGAAGATGTGCGATCACATGATCGTTTCGAACCGAAGAAAACTTATACTCAGGTTCGGCATCAGGTAATGGTGTTGAGGAAACCTAAAGTTAAGAGCGAACCGAAGATCCGAGAGAAGGTCACCATCTCCAGGACGAACATCGTGTATTCGgaaaagggtaaggaagatgaacaTTTTGATCATGGTAGCGAGGAATCTTTTGGCGAATTTAAATCTGAATCCAAAGCACCTAAGAAGCGTAGGAATAAACGTGATACTTCGGCAGTTGATTTATCGTCGTTAGAAGCTACGAGCAATAACAGTATTTCAGAACATGATGCTAATTCTGATGAAGATGATTTCAGTAGGGAGAACGAAATCGATTACGAAAACGATTTGGAATACGACAATGACGAAGATAACAATCACACCATTTACCTCCCATATGCACAAGCGTTGGTATTCCAAAATGACACTGATATGTTTGTATTACCAATGCCAGAAGCTTTAGTTGATCCTCGTGAACTGCAGGGTGAGGATTTattgaatttcttggatgagGCACTCAAAAACTCTACGGAGTTTCTTCCACCCGAAGAGGAGAAGATGGTGAAGATAAGTCCAGAGATTCAAAATCTAAAAGGCGAAGAACTTATTCGGTTTTTGGATGAGGCTATCAAATCGTCCAATCAGTATCTCATCAACGGGCCTGGAGATGCTATTGAGTTGGTAAACCCCCCACAGTTGGGTGATGAATCTGACGAAGAAGCAGAACCCACCATAGCGGACCATGTGATTGAGTATGAAACAGATCCTCCTCGACCGGAGGAAATTCACAGCGAAGTTTTGAGATACACTCAGCAGCATAAGCTACCGGATGCTCCGGAATACGAGGTGGTTAATTTTGTGCAACCTCTCAAGACGTTGTTAAGATCGCGCAAGAACAATGATTTTGAGATTGAGTTCGATAGTCAAGACCCAAGGCAATTGCATGGGGATGAGCTGTTGCGATTTTTAGATGAAGCCATCGACAATACGACGCTCTATATTCCGAAGGGGTATAACGATACCGGCCCAGTTACACCATATTTGAAGCGGGCCTTTCATTACGTAGATGTGGATACTGCTTTAGGCCTAGCAGAAAATATTTCAACAGAGGTATCAGATTATCTGAGAGACAGGAAGCGACCAACACAAGTTGAACCAGATTCGGTAGTCAATGAGAGTGTCTTCGTACCGGCCCGTAGAAACGGTAACAATGCACTCAAACAAGCCAATTTAAGAAAAGACAAAATCAAGCAGTCCAACCCAGCAGTAACGGTGTACAATGATGTGATTAGGCACATTAAGAATCACATGTCTGCCAGTAAATCAAACAAGAGTAAAAAAGGAAACTTGTTTATGATAGCAGTTCCCAGAAGCATACGAGGGGACAACACTCAAACAATAGAAAGAAGACAAGATGACTACTTGTTCGATAGTCTACGGCTGGGAACCGTATATCCTCTTCCGATTTTCGATATCAACCAATTTTATCCGACTATTTATCCGAAACACTCAGGTGGCTCTTTTGAATTAGATGATACAAAAGAGGCAATAGAGCAAGAAGCAGAACGTCTAGTTGAAGAGCAAAGCAATAAATCATCACATAAAGAGCAAACCTCACATGGACGACGAAAACCAACAAAACCGTATTTGCGAGATGACATTGCTGATGCCTTCAGAGACCGAACTCGTTTTCAAGGACCCCACCCTGGATCACATTCCCATAAGAATTCATATGCCGTGAAAGAAAATATTCGTGACATTCCCCAACCTGCCTTCAAGAAGCCGGGCCCACCCTATACAGCAGTGCCTCTTCCACCGAGTAACCTAAAAACTAAACTTTCTTCCCTGAATGCCGCCAGTAGTCAACTAGCTGTTCGGCATCCGCCTCCGCCTCATTTCCCACCTCTAAAGAAGCGGAAAAGAACGCATCGCCGCCCGCATAAGAAGCCGAAGCGACGCCCCAGTGGAGTGCGGACGAAGGTTCGCATCATCAAGCGTTGA